AAGGCGAGCTTTGGAAAAAATGGCAGCAGTATTTGTTTCCAATATTCAACTTTTGATGAACTTTTAGAGCTATATCTCTTTTCACAAGAACAAAATCTCAACTGGTTATGATGAGTTTTGGttctaattttttgtttttaatttcttgaaaatcttCCAGGTGGTCTCTCATTGCTGCTAGGCTGCCAGGAAGAACTGACAATGAGATAAAGAATTACTGGAATACTCATATCAAGAGAAAGCTTTTTAGCCGTGGAATTGATCCTCAAACTCACCGTCCACTCaactccaccaccacctcctccaccaCTTCCACCACCACAAACAGCACcaacaataaaaatagcaaCATGGGCACCAAAAGGATTACTAACTTTAAACTTGAAGAACAAAACTATTTATTTGTTCAAGCCCAGCCAGAGTTTATGATGAGCAACATAGTCAAGAAGGCTAGCGATTCAAGTATTATCAAGGTAGGTGGCAGCAGTGACTCTGCTGAAGATTCCAATAGTAGCAGTGGCGTGACAGCAGAATTAGAAGTGTATCCAAATCATAAACTCAATCTTGAGCTCTCTATTGGTCTTCCATGTCAATCTCAACTTTCTTCTGTCAATGATCTTAATGATTCAAAGCAAGCAAACCAACAGCATCAAGAACAAGCAGTCAAATATCAATTGTTTGGGACCCCTGCTACTCCCACCTCCAGTGCCCCTGCTGTTGTTCATAGAACAGCATGTTTGTGTTCTTACAATCGAGGGTTCAAGAACAGTCAAGCATGTAGTTGTTGTAATGCCGTGGAAAAATTTGTAACAGCTGATAGTCTTTATAGATTTTACAGACCTTTGGATGCTTGATGATGACCGGGGATCAGTTTGATAAGGCTAGTTCACATGTATGTAAACCATGGagggtttaagaaaaattaacccCAACAGTTTAGAAAAATGTTCCATGCTGAGTTTTGGCTTTAGTTTTCgctcttattattttctttcaagttttaatAGGAACTTAATTTCTCGGATAATTAATgaaagttttatatttattttatggtaaTTTACTTAGAGGTTGTactttgaatttcatttttacTAATTTGATATATTGGTCCTTGAAGTTTTATGTTTCATTGAATGAAAACACTGCTGTTATTGTCATTCTATTATATTTGACAAGATTACGAAcacattacaattacaattaaaaaatcaaattatgggTTATTCACTATAGCAGTAGAGAGAAACATTGTGAACTGTATTAGTtttcatagtgtttttttatttttttaattatttttttcctccagtttttttttgatcccttaattgatt
This genomic interval from Populus nigra chromosome 11, ddPopNigr1.1, whole genome shotgun sequence contains the following:
- the LOC133668029 gene encoding myb-related protein 308-like, with translation MGRSPCCEKEHTNKGAWTKEEDERLINYIKSHGEGCWRSLPKAAGLLRCGKSCRLRWINYLRPDLKRGNFSDEEDELIINLHSLLGNKWSLIAARLPGRTDNEIKNYWNTHIKRKLFSRGIDPQTHRPLNSTTTSSTTSTTTNSTNNKNSNMGTKRITNFKLEEQNYLFVQAQPEFMMSNIVKKASDSSIIKVGGSSDSAEDSNSSSGVTAELEVYPNHKLNLELSIGLPCQSQLSSVNDLNDSKQANQQHQEQAVKYQLFGTPATPTSSAPAVVHRTACLCSYNRGFKNSQACSCCNAVEKFVTADSLYRFYRPLDA